In Crassostrea angulata isolate pt1a10 chromosome 4, ASM2561291v2, whole genome shotgun sequence, one genomic interval encodes:
- the LOC128181975 gene encoding dual specificity protein phosphatase 4-like: protein MECSVVRTISAAMETISLSDFHHLIVHYNFNNSTSLLILDSRPYISYNDGHIVGAKNMYCPPISKRRFVNGGKLHLEKMLDSDVRHRLVSGGYSQIVIYGESEEELVHSDSNMNIVWHSIKQLGFGGICKLLKGGFAQFMQSFPRQCTIVGSNPILTPQAEPSAQEKSQRHALFRTNSTLTEPVEIFPHLYLGNALTAACMQDLQRLGITAILNVSSTCKNHFTSNFLYKNIPVDDSHNTLLSNWFSDAITFIDEVKGAGGKTLVHCHAGVSRSATICIAYVMYSRHASLDTAFEFVKSRRSEISPNAGFMHQLLEFEKEQEDKRRHLSPLSPLSPPCSPPCRFFSVSSSFCSSMDTGVSSPYSTPFSSPTALTSPMVAFT from the exons ATGGAATGTTCAGTCGTACGCACTATATCTGCAGCAATGGAAACGATATCCCTCAGCGACTTTCATCATCTGATAGTTCACTACAACTTCAATAATTCTACAAGTCTTTTGATTCTGGATTCACGGCCCTACATTTCTTACAACGATGGACATATTGTCGGGGCTAAAAACATGTACTGCCCTCCAATCTCAAAAAGGAGATTTGTTAATGGAGGCAAACTTCATCTGGAGAAGATGTTAGACAGCGACGTGCGACACAGGCTGGTGTCGGGGGGCTACTCTCAAATTGTCATCTACGGGGAGAGTGAGGAGGAACTCGTTCACTCGGACAGCAACATGAACATCGTCTGGCATTCCATAAAGCAGCTAGGATTCGGGGGAATATGCAAACTTCTGAAAG GCGGTTTCGCCCAGTTTATGCAGAGCTTTCCCCGCCAGTGTACCATCGTGGGCAGCAACCCGATCCTCACCCCCCAGGCCGAGCCCTCAGCCCAGGAGAAATCACAGAGGCACGCGCTCTTCAGAACCAATTCTACACTG ACGGAGCCGGTGGAGATCTTCCCCCACCTGTACCTAGGTAATGCCCTGACGGCCGCCTGCATGCAGGATCTACAGCGACTCGGCATCACCGCCATCCTGAACGTGTCCTCCACGTGCAAGAACCATTTCACCTCTAATTTCCTGTACAAGAACATTCCTGTGGATGACAGTCATAACACACTGCTCTCCAACTGGTTCTCAGACGCCATCACGTTCATAG ATGAAGTGAAAGGTGCGGGCGGCAAGACTTTGGTCCATTGTCACGCTGGAGTCAGCCGATCAGCCACTATCTGCATCGCTTACGTCATGTACAGCCGTCACGCCTCACTGGATACAGCGTTTGAGTTTGTCAAGTCCCGTCGCAGCGAGATTTCGCCCAATGCAGGCTTCATGCACCAGTTGCTGGAGTTTGAAAAAGAGCAGGAAGACAAGAGGCGCCACCTGTCCCCCCTTAGTCCCCTCAGTCCGCCATGTTCCCCGCCCTGTCGATTTTTCTCCGTCTCCTCCAGTTTCTGTAGTTCTATGGACACCGGAGTCTCCTCCCCCTACTCCACGCCATTCTCGTCCCCCACAGCCCTGACCAGTCCGATGGTGGCGTTCACTTGA